In Helianthus annuus cultivar XRQ/B chromosome 9, HanXRQr2.0-SUNRISE, whole genome shotgun sequence, the following are encoded in one genomic region:
- the LOC110919945 gene encoding proline-rich extensin-like protein EPR1 has protein sequence MEFSLSGWGGLVLGTGRLVLETRELVLETGKVDSMSSSSGVSDSVEVDSEDPMPTDPEHADGIPDGELPLALIPTPIPLAAFPVGDLPLDVVSNDDIDLFEGPPEDDHEGGAPIADNVVIPIVEAPVEEAPADSPGPDSFESVASASLHHQGVQHYSPDADSDVAMSAVPGSPHEFEFEFDHEFEDEFDPVFPPDFDPDHEIEFIPVDQPLEAPVAPIDQLFYIPADFDKDFADPEPFIAPEPVVAHDPVPVHNPIPDDAPVVAPPVLMDAPAIAPPIVDIPIVAPPVVDVPITDAPLPDPVPAFVDRAPFAAHIDPRYADTHNGWIEDDDDYPPFVLPVTPPVAPVSAPIDVPFYHPHISDVHRTDLPITFLQDIPPPRPGEGSSRQQPTFVPPVSSSVPFMSWFPHTTPSFVPSGEPFLWSSPNVMPLSDPYHPFHVGYTTDDIFISLQLQQDALSRRVQELERTPCPPCHCQTPFAAPHAPLPLPPDSDIRFLTSEQQIAYLLHVIHALEEDWVRLRRLIFFPPPPLPPSA, from the exons atgGAGTTCAGCCTTAGTggctggggaggtttagtcttagggACTGGGAGGTTGGTTTTAGAGACTAGGGAATTAGTCCTAGAGACTGGgaaagttg ACTCTATGTCTTCGTCGAGTGGAGTTTCTGACTCCGTGGAAGTAGATTCGGAGGACCCGATGCCCACCGATCCGGAG CACGCTGATGGTATTCCTGATGGGGAGCTACCCCTTGCCTTGATCCCTACTCCCATTCCACTTGCTGCATTTCCCGTAGGGGATTTGCCACTCGATGTTGTGTCCAATGACGACATCGATCTTTTTGAGGGCCCCCCTGAGGACGACCATGAGGGTGGGGCCCCGATTGCTGATAATGTCGTCATTCCTATTGTTGAGGCTCCTGTGGAGGAGGCTCCTGCAGATTCACCTGGTCCAGACTcgtttgagtctgtggcatccgcttCTTTGCACCACCAGGGCGTGCAGCACTACTCTCCTGACGCTGACTCAGACGTAGCGATGTCAGCTGTACCTGGTTCACCTCACGAGTTTGAGTTTGAATTTGATCATGAGTTCGAGGACGAATTTGATCCAGTTTTTCCTCCTGATTTTGACCCCGATCACGAGATCGAGTTTATTCCTGTTGACCAGCCCTTGGAGGCACCAGTGGCTCCTATTGATCAGTTATTTTATATACCTGCCGACTTTGATAAAGACTTTGCTGACCCAGAGCCTTTCATAGCACCAGAGCCTGTTGTTGCCCATGACCCTGTACCAGTGCACAACCCTATTCCTGATGATGCTCCAGTCGTTGCACCGCCCGTTCTTATGGATGCACCAGCCATTGCACCACCTATTGTTGATATTCCCATTGTTGCACCACCAGTGGTGGATGTCCCTATTACTGATGCACCCCTGCCTGATCCCGTGCCGGCATTTGTTGACCGTGCACCGTTCGCCGCTCACATCGATCCTCGATACGCTGATACCCACAATGGGTGGATCGAGGATGATGATGACTACCCTCCATTCGTGCTACCAGTCACTCCTCCTGTAGCACCTGTTTCCGCACCTATTGATGTTCCATTTTACCACCCACACATCTCTGATGTCCATCGCACCGACCTTCCTATCACATTCCTCCAAGATATTCCTCCACCTCGTCCTGGGGAGGGTTCGTCGAGGCAGCAGCCTACTTTTGTTCCACCTGTATCGTCATCTGTTCCGTTCATGTCCTGGTTCCCTCACACTACACCATCTTTTGTACCTTCGGGCGAGCCGTTTCTGTGGTCTTCGCCCAATGTTATGCCGTTATCAGACCCGTATCACCCTTTTCATGTGGGGTACACGACGGACGATATATTCATCTCCCTACAGCTTCAGCAGGACGCACTGAGTCGTCGCGTTCAGGAGTTAGAGAGGACTCCATGTCCTCCATGTCACTGTCAGACTCCTTTTGCCGCACCACACGCTCCCCTCCCGCTACCCCCTGATTCGGATATTCGTTTCCTCACCTCTGAGCAGCAGATTGCCTACTTGTTGCACGTCATTCATGCACTAGAGGAGGACTGGGTGCGCTTGCGCCGTTTGATTTTCTTCCCTCCTCCTCCTCTTCCGCCATCAGCGTAG